In Pocillopora verrucosa isolate sample1 chromosome 13, ASM3666991v2, whole genome shotgun sequence, one genomic interval encodes:
- the LOC131770161 gene encoding methyltransferase-like protein 27, with protein sequence MDEKQFKASLTKYFGEKTAKITKETTEDEIKRIYAARSATYDEEHSAARSSYFKPLAESFHNALKEVKQDKAMDQIKIIDVGAGTGLIGVELKKLGYTNLCALDISAEMLKEAKKKEVYTEFICTSLNGQPIPQIESGQFDALICGGALIPGLIGSSAFVEMIRMVQTDGVLCFNIKKWELEHYQEMMTELEKAGDWICMSKESSPFSAAEDMPSDCWGFVYKVSKN encoded by the exons ATGGATGAGAAGCAGTTTAAAGCAAGCTTAACGAAGTATTTCGgagaaaaaacagcaaaaataaccaaagaaaCAACCGAAGATGAAATCAAACGTATCTATGCTGCACGGTCAGCAACATATGATGAG GAACATTCAGCGGCGCGCTCTTCATATTTCAAGCCACTGGCCGAATCTTTTCATAACGCCCTTAAAGAAGTTAAACAGGACAAGGCAATGGATCAGATCAAAATCATTGACGTTGGAGCTGGGACAGGGCTTATAGGAGTTGAGCTCAAAAAACTCGGATACACCAACCTATGTGCTTTGGACATCTCAGCTGAGATGTTAAAggaagcaaagaagaaagaggtCTATACTGAGTTCATCTGCACATCTTTGAACGGCCAGCCGATACCTCAGATTGAATCTGGGCAATTCGATGCTTTGATTTGTGGTGGGGCGCTCATTCCAGGGCTTATCGGCTCCTCTGCTTTCGTGGAGATGATAAGAATGGTTCAAACTG ATGGCGTCCTCTGTTTCAACATAAAGAAATGGGAATTAGAACACTATCAAGAAATGATGACAGAGCTGGAGAAAGCTGGCGATTGGATATGCATGTCCAAAGAGTCTTCACCTTTCTCTGCAGCCGAGGACATGCCCAGTGATTGCTGGGGGTTCGTTTACAAAGTTTCGAAGAACTAA